The following DNA comes from Rosa rugosa chromosome 5, drRosRugo1.1, whole genome shotgun sequence.
TGCATAGATTTGGGCAACTTTACCAACTTAAAAATTGCCacctagcaaaaaaaaaaacatatatattagtTCGTTTCAAAATAATTAGTCTTTTGCTcaatgctctgcatgtgtaaaaaagcttgtattattattatattaagaaaaaaaaaggaagttatTTGAGAAAAAAGAAGTGGGAGATTATATGAATTAAGGGTGGTTACtgtctgaaattttttttttatttactttattatataattttttattttattatttaccaTATTACCACTCAATTATTAAAAGTTATTTAAAATTAGGGaaaaattcatgaatagtaCCCGAAGTAAGGCCCACTATTAATTTCAGTACACcaatttccaaaacataaactttggtacatcaaatatgaaacccgacccaatatacatacacgacgtcaatgacgccgttagtcTTGTGACAGCTGTCACATTtcaaggggtaaaatggtctcttcatattttttactctgagcacccagtaatctctcttctcttattctgggcacccatctctatctctctctctctctctctctctctcgcgcaaaatAGAGGGCATAGCTAGACATCAAAAGTCTTCTCTGCAAGTGAGCCTTAGCCTCAAAACTCCcagacataaaaaaaaaaaaaaaccacagcaATAATATACTCTACAGCCAACGACGCCGTTTTGGGTATGGGACTTCAAGCCGGTTGGACCCTGCCGGGGCTCACCCCCAAGCCCTGCGACACCTGCAAGTCGTCGCCGTCGGCCGTCTTCTGCCGCGCCGACTCGGCCTACCTCTGCCTGACCTGCGACTCCAAGATCCACTGCGCCAACAAGCTCGCGTCGCGCCACCAGCGCGTGTGGATGTGCGAGGTCTGCGAGCAAGCTCCGGCCGCCGTCACGTGCAATGCCGACGCCGCCGCCCTCTGCGTCACGTGCGACGCCGACATCCACTCCGCCAATCCGCTCGCGCGTCGCCACGAGCGCGTCCCCGTGGAGCCGTTCCTAGACTCGGCCGAGTCCATCGTCAAATCCACCTCGGCTGCTGGCCTCAACGACGCCGTTTCGCCTCTTAAAAACGAAGACGCCGATTCTCTGCTCATTCCCAACCTGAATTTCAGCGCCAAGTTCATTGATGCTCTCGACATCAAGCCCGGGGATATGTTCTTCCCGGAAATGGAATCGTTATTCGAACTCGATTACCCGAACCCGATCCAAAACTCCAGTTCGGGTATGGATAGCGTGGTTCCGGTTCAACCCGACCCGATTCCACCTCCTCCTGTCGTCAACCAACCCCCTCATGAAAATTGCTTCGACATTGACTTCTGCAGAAACAAGCTCTCTTCCTCCTTCAGTTATCCAGCTCAATCAATCAGCCAAAGCGTAAGTGTTAcatcttccttttgtttttccGGTAAAAATTAACGGAAAACAGTTTGGATTTTCTATACTGATTCTCCAGTTTAATTTTCCGATTTTCAGGTCTCGTCGTCCTCCTTAGAGGTGGGAGTTGTTCCCGACGGAAATTCATTGTCCGAGAAAGAGAGGGGGCTAATGTATGAGACGGGGACCAGGGGAGTGAGGGAGGGAGAAAGAGAGGGggctaaaaaatgaaaaaccaatTTTGCCCTTCATTATGTGTGTAATGGCAGGCGAATtgacggcgtcattgacgtcgtgtatgtatattgggtcgggtttcatatttgatgtaccaaagtttatgttttggaaattgGTGTACTGAAATTAATAGTGGGCCTTACTTCGGGtactattcatgaatttttcccttaaaattaagggtggtgctattcgcacacccattttctctattcacatatcccttctatttatctattactttaatttaatttattttatttttttacaaattacacTAACCATTGACTTGATGCACATTTACGCAAGCAtacgtatcgttgtcaagatagggaaatattatgctcaaagttatcgtaccacgggaattagtggctaacccacaatcgtTGAGTAATcgaaaataaagacacttagcacacaaagaaaaagaagaaaagaaaatatataaaaatgttGCTCTAAGGCACGAAGCCTTAGCAATgcagcctaatcaaaactaagagcctagtgatgactattttaACTACCCTCCctaaaaattctgttttttttttttttgtttctttctattTGGTAAGTCAATCATCCTCAAATCCTAAACCTTATTTTCTTGCGGACACAgagaacttcaaaactctttatgattttctcttttcttttacatcaaaaacttctctagcatagtcattctatctctctaatgtgatgctttgaagtttaattatgatagaacaagcaactttagacccatctttggaaaaaaaattacatctgatttgcaatggagacatggaagaaaaatatgagtttagtgatcattcgagccctTTTGAATCCATAATTCTTGGTACGATTCTAACtaaaattatttggtgtatttcaaTCCATCGCTCTCGGCTAAAAAGATCAATTCCTCAGCGATTTGGTGGACTAGGAGCTTTAAATTTGTGTGTTCTAttcgtcttagtttgatttttgtatgacttgcttgctaatcatggttttgacttgagttgattgataattttgaaattattaacgctttgatttcattttgacttTAGTCATATTATCACTCTACAAAATGCTTTATGTCACTGGGAATAGTATCTTGAATCAACTTTGCTTAATCAAATGTGAGAGGTTTTGGATCTCCTTTAGTTTAGGTGATATGCTTATATCTTTCTTCAGTTTTGCATAGCAGTCATGATGACATACCTAAATCTCCAAACCCAGTTACATCGTGATTTTTCATCTGAGCCCTAAACTTTGTCTCACTAATTGCAGAACATTTGACAGATTGCACTTCGTCCTGGCCatcgatttttttttcctactgtACTGAATCTTCTATTCTGATCCGATTCGGACCTGTTCCTTGTGTCCAATGTCCTAATCTTATAGTGATAATAGAAAATACTCAAAAGAGTTTAAGCCAGATCCGAAGATGGACCCAAAACAATCGAGACACATAGCACCCAACAACAGAGACTATATCTTCAGGCTAGCTTTAGCCGTGAACCACCAAGGATCTTAGGAAAATGCTAGGTATGTAGCAAAAAGGCGCCATCAATAAAGTGCTTGTGAAATCTAACcttaacagagagagagagagagtaataatTTTACTAGATATTTGATTTCATAATACGAGTCTGACATATATTTATATCTAGGCGGCTAGGGTGAGCCACACCATCTATAGAGAGTTTATCAAGCATATTATGGTATCTAAACAAAAAGAGTACGTCCTAGTATTACATTGGTTATTTTAAGTCTGACAACCGAGACAAAAGAGTTCAAACTCTATTATGTaactaaatgagcataacacaatCCAAGGATCAAATCAAAAATAACATAAACACAACTATATTAATCAATGGAAACATGAACTAGTGCTACATGGTTTAAACAAATCACCTGATTCATTCATGATTGAACTCATACAACTCTAtaatgtaagatcaaatatggacataacacatatcatcataaagtaattgatgatttagcttaatatcaatcctagtttaacatggatacaaacagcaaatcaatactagtgacttaatgaatagtgtatcaattcattaaggatagtaatccattgcttagtctacaaggaaggctacaagttgtgatacattaggaatctaagagtgaaacctaaaccgacaaggaatgctttaatgggaagcttcttgagggtTAAGTCAcccatatatatacagatgaattggtccctaaTCCATACCGACGTttttgcataagttctgtccattgagaagcaagttggtaagtaacagaagaccatattcagtgattgTGTTGTGCAGTTGcagagatggaatccatgccagtaattgctgaaggtaagccttaatcccttttatgattgttatgcatatgttgtgagcatgtaactatggttttacaattggtataagagcataggctcacaaatatgaaaaatagttttagggttttgcaaaacaaacataatttttttttaagggtttttgctttacgggtcaagtaactgatcaggttactgaccaagtcactggtcatgtaactgatcaggtacctgaccaagtaagtaactgaccaggtaactgaccaagtaactggtcaggtacctgatcaaggtaagttacttaagtcgactgctgcatctggttaattataaaattcacgcttccgctatgatttttttaagcagcaaattggggaaaaagcaaaaacagatttttcggtgaaattgatttcgattcatagcatgataattgagtttttgattgtgctcaagaaccctagttgcattcccggcgtgcgttaggctagagtagatggtgaccggatgaaatttacaatttcttgattgttctgtggtttcttggaatcgaatcaattttggttatgcttgaatatgcatgttgaattgattgatgatatggtattgtatctgttattgtgtaaaattgtatgaagaacaaaaatctcccagattttgtttacacgtcgttaaagttgacagatacaagagcttaattttcttacaaggatgaatctggatagaatgtaaagtaaaagagctcatatg
Coding sequences within:
- the LOC133711681 gene encoding zinc finger protein CONSTANS-LIKE 5-like, whose protein sequence is MGLQAGWTLPGLTPKPCDTCKSSPSAVFCRADSAYLCLTCDSKIHCANKLASRHQRVWMCEVCEQAPAAVTCNADAAALCVTCDADIHSANPLARRHERVPVEPFLDSAESIVKSTSAAGLNDAVSPLKNEDADSLLIPNLNFSAKFIDALDIKPGDMFFPEMESLFELDYPNPIQNSSSGMDSVVPVQPDPIPPPPVVNQPPHENCFDIDFCRNKLSSSFSYPAQSISQSVSSSSLEVGVVPDGNSLSEKERGLMYETGTRGVREGEREGAKK